GTGCGGCAAGCTGGGCTTCGCTGAGGGCAGCATTGCGCAAGGCCGCCGTGGGAATGCGGTAGAGCGTATGGCCGGTAAGGGCGTGGTAGTAGAGGTACTTATTGTCGCGGCTGAGGGCAATGCCGTCCGAAGCAATGCGCATGGGCTTGCCTTGTGGGTCGAGCATGGGGTTGCCTTCTACGTTCAGCCGAATATCCTCGGGCTTAACCGAGGGGTGGTTGATGAGCAGGCGGCGCGCCTTTTGGGTTTTCAGATCAACCACCACAATGCCGCCCTGCGCCGACTCGGTGATGTAGGCGTAGTTGTTGTCGAGGTCGATGCGCACGTCGTTGAGGTAGGACTTCTCGGGCGCGGCCTGCTTATCGAACACTATGGTTTGCACCACCTGGTCGGTTTTGGGATCAATCTTCACCAGCTTGGCGCCGCCGTTTACCACGGTTTTCAGGCCGGGCGCGGCGGGGTCGAGCACCCACAGCATGCCGTTGCTATCTACGGTGGCGGCCTGCGGGCAAATCCAGTGCTTGGCCGGCTCGTTTTTCACGGAGTCGTTCCACATGCACCAGCTGGCGTTGGGGTACGGCTTCAGGGTGTTGTTGGGCCCTACCTCAGCAATGGGGTTCACGGGGTTGTCGTCCCACCTAGGGAACACGCCGAAAACCCGGCCATCGGGCGTAACGGCCACACCCACAATTTGCGGCTCCTGAAACTCGGCCACTACCTGCAGCGCCGCGTTGGCCGGAACTTTGGCCTCAGCAGCCGTGTTAGTACCATCCGTGTTTTGCTGAGCAGCCGTTTCGTCGGGCTGTTGGCGCGACGAGCAACCGGCCAACAGCGCAACCATAACGGCAGCACCCAGGGAGCGGCGAACCAGCCCAAATGAGCCTGATAAGCAGAAGTTTTTCATGGCGTTAGGGTTTGAATTGCGGCAAGTACCCGAAGGCCCAAACGGGTTGTTTTGAACGTACGCAGCCGCCCGGTGGTGGTTGGGCCCAGGCACGGCTCGGCCGGCGCCGCTTACCCTTCCGGGCTCTACCATAACCCTTGGGGGCAACCCCCGTTTAAGCTACCTCTGCGCGCTATTTACCTACCCAAAACACCCTTTTATATAATTTAACTTACAAATACTTACACTAAACAAATTATATTCTATACCTTAACCACTCTGGACACCGGCAAGCAAGGCCACTTTCGCGCCTTCTTACTCATATGAATTCTGGCCGTGCGTCGGCCGGACCTTAACCTCCCCAGGTGAAAGAGGGAGTGCACGAACCCTAACGAGATGTCTATCGCGCTGTTCCTCCTGTATTTGTTCTTCCCCTCCGCCTCCGATTTCGCCCCCCGGAACTTGCCCACTGCGCCGCTGGCCCCGCGCGTGGTAAAAGTGAAACCAACGCCAGCCCCGGTAGCTTACCAAAAACCGCCCCGTAAGCTGCCCACCTACCGCGTAACGGCCACCGTGTACATGGCCGATGCCCGGCAAACCGATTCGGATCCGCTCATCACGGCCGATAACTCCCGTATTCCTCGCCGCGCTACCAGCAAAATCCGCTGGATGGCCCTCTCGCGCGATTTGCTCGACAAGTGGGGTGGCCCGTTCCGCTTCGGCGACTCCGTACAGGTGCGGGGCGTTTCGCCCGAGCTCGATGGGGTGTACGTGGTGCACGACACGATGAACCGCCGCTTTAAGCACGGCATCGACTTGCTCGTGGCCAAGCACGAAGACATTTACGGCCGCTGGGGCAACGTACGCATCAGCCCCGTACCCAAGCGCCCCGTGGTAATTCCGCAGTGGCAGGCCGGCTAAGCCGCCTGCCTTGCCCAAGCACGCTGGCGCCTACCTAGGGCTGCAGCGTCTTATCCAAACTTAGCTGCTTCCTGTTTTCCTGAAGCAGTGCGCGTGTTATTCCGGAAACTTCGTCAGCACCCGTGGGTTGCCCTCGGCGTCGTAGAGGTAGCTGAGCGGCTGCTGCGGGTCGCGCATAATATCGCGCAGGCCTATTTGCCAGGGCAGCCAAAGCTCCTCGAGCGTTTGGGCGTAGGCCATGGTATCCCAGGGGTTGAATACGGAGCCGGTTACATCATCCAGGAAAGTGTCCATCACGAGCACTTCGTCGCCAGGCTTTACCGGGCGGGGGAAGTACTCCGGAATGGCACTGATGAGGTAAGCCCCGTAATACACCCGCGCCTTAAACTCAGCCAGCTGCACTGGGTGCAGGGGGCGCGTTTGCGCATCGGCGTATACGCGCGCCATCACGTCGCGCAGCATGGCGTTATCGAGCAGGCAGCTGATTACCTGCACGTTGCCGAGGCGGATGCTGAACACCATGGTGGCCAGGTCGTCGTCGTAGGCAAACGGCGCGTCGTCGGGCCCTAGGTCTACATCAAGCAAAAACACCGAGGCAGGCATGAAGTCGTCGTACTGCATGGGTACGCGCAAGGCCTGCAGCACCTGGAAAAAGCAGCGGAAGCGGCTGAACAGGGTGCGGTTTTCGGCCAGCGGGTAGCGCGGTTTGATGAGGGGCTCCAGCTCGCGCGCCAGCTCGTTCACGAAGATGCCATAAAACATCTTGCCCAACCACAAAAACAGGGTTTGCTCGTCGAGGGTGCGCAGGCCTTGCGGGCTGTCGGCGGTGGCTTGCGCTACGTGGGCCTCCAGCGGGTTTACGTGCTCGTAGTGGCACTTGGCGCAGCACGGGATGCTTAGCTCCGCGAAGTTGCTGGTGCTTTGGTCGAGCATTTGAATAGGCTTGCCTTCCAGCTGATACCGCTCGCGCAGCCACGGCGCAAACACCGGCACCTTATCGGTGGCCGGCTCCACGGGGGTGCCGCACAAAAAGCAGTTGGGCGCTACCAGCTGCATGCGCACAAAGGGGTCGTAGAGCGTAAGATCGGGCGTAGGAACGGCTGCCATAGGCCGCAAAAATACACTGCCCGCCGCAGCCGGAACGAACCGGCCGCGGCGGGCAGCGCTGTTTTAAAACGGATGCGCCTGAAACTTAGCGCGACAGCGACGAGCCGAGCTTGATGAGCAGCTTGCCCAGCTGAGCCAGCGGCGGGCCGTAGCCGGCCGAGGCATCGTCGGCCACTTTGCTGGTTTCGGCACCTAGGGTCGCGAGGGTTTCGGCCAGGGTGTGCGAGTCGATGCTGTCGGAGGCAAGCTGTTCGCGCAGGGCCGTAAGCTCCTGAATGATTTTGGCGAGGCCGGTTTTTTCGCTGGCCCGCAGCACTTCCGTCCACCGGTCGATTTCGGTGAGGCCGTATTGGTCGGCTTGCGTGGGCACGCCGTTGCTGAGCAGGGCCAGGGTATCGTCGATAAGCGCGGAGTGCTGACCGTCAGTTACTTCGAGCGGCGCCTGAAACTCGGGGGTGTGCGTTGGGGTGGGCGTAAGCGAATCCATGAGAAGAGGGCTGGAAAGTCAGACAAACAGAAAGGGCAACCGCTTGCGTATACTTCGGGTGTATCCAAAAAGTTGGCCGGCAGAAGCGGTCAATTGCTTTCCGTGCCGCCAACTTGCGGCGGCTTTCTATGCTGCACGTTTTTCAGTCTGCTCCTTTTTCCGATTCGGCCCGGCAACACTTGTTCGCAGCCGTGCAGGACACCCTTCAAGCATCGGCGCAAACCAGCCAGGCCGATGCGCTGCTGGCCGGCCCGCTGCGCTTGCCCAACGGCTCGTGGGTTGATGCCCTGTTGGTGCGCCCGCACAGCCTTACGCTCCTGACGCTGCACCCCGGCGCCGGCGAGCTAAGTATTCCGTCGTTTGCGGCCAGCGGTTGGCGGCTCGATGGGGTGCCCCTGCCCGCCGGCGCGGCCATCAACCCGTACGCGGCTTTTCAGGAGCAGCGCGAGGCGTTGCTGAAGCTCATCGGCCCGCTTTTGCCGCCCGATGCCATCAACAGCCGGTTTGTAACGGGTTTGTGGGTACCCACCGGCCCCGTGCGTTTTGGCGCCGATGTGGAGGCGAGCATGGCCGAAGCGCCGGAAGCCCGGCAGTTTCAGCTGCTGCCCGAAGTGGCCCGCCTGCCGCGGCGGCTGGCCCAGCTGGCTACTCCCGAAATCGAGCTGACCGACGCCGACATCCGCCATTTGGCCGAGGCCCTGCCCAGCGCCCTAGGTGCCGGCCCTGCTTCGGAGCCCGAGGCCGACGACAACCGCCGTTCGTTTGGCTCGCTGATGCAAAACTCGGCCCGGCAGCTTTGGCGGTGGATCGGGGCCGAGGATATCGACTCGCTCTCGCCCGACACCTACGAGCTAGCCGCCCAAACCGAGGACCGCAAGCACGAGCTGGAGCAGCAGCAGGCAGCGTTGCAGCAGCAGCTTGCCGAGCAAGTGCGCGCGTTGGAAGCCCGCGAATCGGCCCGCGAGCAAAGCATGGCGCAGCTGCGCAGCCAACTGGCCCAAGCCCAGGCCCAATCGGCGCCGAACACGGCCGAGCTGCAGGCCCGGCTGGCGCGCGAGAACCAGGCCAAGGAGGAGGAAGAGGCCGCGCTGCGGCAGTCGCAGCAGGAGTGGCAGCAACGCAACCACGACCTCGACTCCAAGATTCAGGCCCTGGAGCAGCTGATACAGCGGTTACAGGCAACACCCCAGCAAGTAACCCCGCCGGCGCCGGCTGCCCCGTCTGCTGCAGAGCAAACCAGCGCTGCCCCGCCGGCCGCCGAGCCCGTTGCCCCTGCCCTACCGCCTCCTGCCCCGCAACCCACCCCGGCACCACCTAGGGCGGCAGCTCCGTCCCCACCCGCTCGCCCAAGCCAAGCACCTGCCGGCCCGGCCCAAGCGGCCCATACTTTCGATAGCGCAGCCGCCAAGGCCGGTGCCCGGCAATTCGCCGATCGGTTGGCCCATGGGGTAGCGGTTTTGCGCGAGCGGCTGGGCCCGCGCCTCACGCCCGGCCTGCCGAAGCTGCTGGGCGGTGCCCTAGGTGTGCTGCTGCTGGTGTGGCTTGGCAGCAAGCTACTGAGCAGCAGTGCGCCCGAGCCTTACCAGGCCAACGGCCAGTGGGGCTTTGCCAAGGGCGATGAGCCGGTAATCGAAGCCAAGTACAGCTCGGTGCAGCCGTTTCAGGAGGGTTTGGCCGTGGTAGAGCGCGACGGGGCGTTTGGCTTT
The sequence above is drawn from the Hymenobacter sp. YIM 151858-1 genome and encodes:
- a CDS encoding SMP-30/gluconolactonase/LRE family protein, whose product is MVALLAGCSSRQQPDETAAQQNTDGTNTAAEAKVPANAALQVVAEFQEPQIVGVAVTPDGRVFGVFPRWDDNPVNPIAEVGPNNTLKPYPNASWCMWNDSVKNEPAKHWICPQAATVDSNGMLWVLDPAAPGLKTVVNGGAKLVKIDPKTDQVVQTIVFDKQAAPEKSYLNDVRIDLDNNYAYITESAQGGIVVVDLKTQKARRLLINHPSVKPEDIRLNVEGNPMLDPQGKPMRIASDGIALSRDNKYLYYHALTGHTLYRIPTAALRNAALSEAQLAAQVENLGKTPATDGMEIDQAGNVYLTAFEQNALVRRTPDGKVSEWIKDPRLQWPDTYFLMPDGTMYVTTSAIHKTPTWNKGVSKKDQPYRIFKTSLPQ
- a CDS encoding RlpA-like double-psi beta-barrel domain-containing protein, giving the protein MSIALFLLYLFFPSASDFAPRNLPTAPLAPRVVKVKPTPAPVAYQKPPRKLPTYRVTATVYMADARQTDSDPLITADNSRIPRRATSKIRWMALSRDLLDKWGGPFRFGDSVQVRGVSPELDGVYVVHDTMNRRFKHGIDLLVAKHEDIYGRWGNVRISPVPKRPVVIPQWQAG
- a CDS encoding WG repeat-containing protein, yielding MQDTLQASAQTSQADALLAGPLRLPNGSWVDALLVRPHSLTLLTLHPGAGELSIPSFAASGWRLDGVPLPAGAAINPYAAFQEQREALLKLIGPLLPPDAINSRFVTGLWVPTGPVRFGADVEASMAEAPEARQFQLLPEVARLPRRLAQLATPEIELTDADIRHLAEALPSALGAGPASEPEADDNRRSFGSLMQNSARQLWRWIGAEDIDSLSPDTYELAAQTEDRKHELEQQQAALQQQLAEQVRALEARESAREQSMAQLRSQLAQAQAQSAPNTAELQARLARENQAKEEEEAALRQSQQEWQQRNHDLDSKIQALEQLIQRLQATPQQVTPPAPAAPSAAEQTSAAPPAAEPVAPALPPPAPQPTPAPPRAAAPSPPARPSQAPAGPAQAAHTFDSAAAKAGARQFADRLAHGVAVLRERLGPRLTPGLPKLLGGALGVLLLVWLGSKLLSSSAPEPYQANGQWGFAKGDEPVIEAKYSSVQPFQEGLAVVERDGAFGFVDTDGTEVVPPTYDALNPYAGGYARVRIGDLYTFIDEEGQEFSHYFYNAYDFAEGYAPVLDRRGWFYISGPDGGVPAEPRVFQEAYPFRNGLARVRLDGAYTFITPKHLTDPERSLEPFGRYEQATDFADGRARVRQNGRSFFIDEDGDEVAE